A single Polyodon spathula isolate WHYD16114869_AA chromosome 6, ASM1765450v1, whole genome shotgun sequence DNA region contains:
- the nek2 gene encoding serine/threonine-protein kinase Nek2 isoform X2, translated as MPSRVEDYEVLYTIGSGSYGKCQKIRRKSDGKVLVWKELDYGTMTEAEKQMLVSEVNLLRELKHPNIVRYYDRIIDRSNTTLYIVMEHCEGGDLASLITRCIKERRYLDEEFILRVLAQLTLALKECHRRSDGGHTVLHRDLKPANIFLDAKQNVKLGDFGLARILNHDTSFAKTYVGTPYYMSPEQINRMSYNEKSDIWSLGCLLYELCALSPPFTAYNQKDLAEKIREGKFRRIPYRYSEELNTVLSRMLNLKDYLRPSVEAIIQNPLIEEMVAEEQRKNVEKNRRRSTEHEKIEPSDSLAAELKLKEQQLQERERALKEREGRLEQRERELCIRESLSNEKLARAENLMKNYNLMKQQKVLSTVFSNALDEYMDEGSSPGKKKVHFAGDSKENEKPDIIKEKELLNKEKCQDLKKRLQAANLRAKALCEVERNYQLKSRQVLGMR; from the exons ATGCCATCCCGTGTAGAAGATTACGAAGTTCTGTACACCATTGGATCAGGATCCTATGGAAAATGTCAGAAGATACGAAGGAAATCTGATGGAAAG gTTCTGGTTTGGAAGGAACTAGACTATGGTACCATGACCGAAGCAGAGAAGCAGATGTTGGTTTCAGAAGTGAACCTGCTCCGTGAACTCAAACACCCAAACATTGTTCGCTATTACGATCGTATCATTGACAGAAGCAACACAACACTCTACATAGTAATGGAACACTGTGAAGGAGGAGACTTAGCCAGTCTAATCACCAGATGTATTAAAGAAAG GCGATATCTGGATGAAGAATTCATTCTTAGAGTTCTTGCTCAGCTGACTCTTGCCTTGAAAGAGTGCCACAGAAGGAGCGATGGAGGCCACACTGTGCTTCATCGGGACCTCAAGCCTGCAAATATATTTCTGGATGCCAAACAGAATGTGAAACTGGGAGATTTTGGATTGGCCAGAATCTTGAACCATGACACCAGCTTCGCAAAAACATATGTGGGCACTCCATATTATATGTCTCCA GAGCAAATTAATCGAATGTCTTACAATGAGAAGTCTGATATCTGGTCCCTGGGTTGCTTGTTGTATGAGCTCTGTGCATTATC gccccCATTCACAGCATATAACCAGAAAGACTTGGCAGAAAAAATAAGAGAAGGAAAATTCAGGCGAATTCCTTATCGGTACTCTGAAGAACTGAATACAGTCCTTTCCAGAATGCTGAATTTAAAG GATTATTTAAGACCGTCGGTTGAAGCCATCATCCAGAACCCTCTGATAGAAGAAATGGTTGCTGAAGAACAGAGAAAAAATGTAGAAAAGAATCGGAGGAGATCAACTGAACACGAGAAAATTGAGCCTTCAGATTCACTGGCAGCTGAACTGAAACTGAAGGAACAGCAGCTTCAGGAGAGAGAGCGGGCTCTGAAGGAGCGTGAGGGGAGGCTTGAAC agagagagcgagaactCTGTATTCGGGAGAGTTTGTCAAATGAAAAACTTGCAAG GGCTGAGAATTTAATGAAGAACTATAATCTAATGAAGCAGCAGAAGGTCCTATCCACTGTGTTTTCTAATGCACTAG ATGAGTACATGGATGAGGGCTCCTCTCCAGGAAAGAAGAAAGTTCACTTTGCTGGAGATAGTAAAGAAAATGAGAAGCCTGACATAATAAAAGAGAAAGAGCttcttaataaagaaaaatgccAGGACCTGAAGAAAAGATTACAGGCAGCCAATCTCCGAGCAAAAGCCTTGTGTGAAGTGGAAAGAAACTACCAGCTCAAAAGCCGTCAAGTTCTAGGCATGCGTTAA
- the nek2 gene encoding serine/threonine-protein kinase Nek2 isoform X1, producing MPSRVEDYEVLYTIGSGSYGKCQKIRRKSDGKVLVWKELDYGTMTEAEKQMLVSEVNLLRELKHPNIVRYYDRIIDRSNTTLYIVMEHCEGGDLASLITRCIKERRYLDEEFILRVLAQLTLALKECHRRSDGGHTVLHRDLKPANIFLDAKQNVKLGDFGLARILNHDTSFAKTYVGTPYYMSPEQINRMSYNEKSDIWSLGCLLYELCALSPPFTAYNQKDLAEKIREGKFRRIPYRYSEELNTVLSRMLNLKDYLRPSVEAIIQNPLIEEMVAEEQRKNVEKNRRRSTEHEKIEPSDSLAAELKLKEQQLQERERALKEREGRLERMERERELCIRESLSNEKLARAENLMKNYNLMKQQKVLSTVFSNALDEYMDEGSSPGKKKVHFAGDSKENEKPDIIKEKELLNKEKCQDLKKRLQAANLRAKALCEVERNYQLKSRQVLGMR from the exons ATGCCATCCCGTGTAGAAGATTACGAAGTTCTGTACACCATTGGATCAGGATCCTATGGAAAATGTCAGAAGATACGAAGGAAATCTGATGGAAAG gTTCTGGTTTGGAAGGAACTAGACTATGGTACCATGACCGAAGCAGAGAAGCAGATGTTGGTTTCAGAAGTGAACCTGCTCCGTGAACTCAAACACCCAAACATTGTTCGCTATTACGATCGTATCATTGACAGAAGCAACACAACACTCTACATAGTAATGGAACACTGTGAAGGAGGAGACTTAGCCAGTCTAATCACCAGATGTATTAAAGAAAG GCGATATCTGGATGAAGAATTCATTCTTAGAGTTCTTGCTCAGCTGACTCTTGCCTTGAAAGAGTGCCACAGAAGGAGCGATGGAGGCCACACTGTGCTTCATCGGGACCTCAAGCCTGCAAATATATTTCTGGATGCCAAACAGAATGTGAAACTGGGAGATTTTGGATTGGCCAGAATCTTGAACCATGACACCAGCTTCGCAAAAACATATGTGGGCACTCCATATTATATGTCTCCA GAGCAAATTAATCGAATGTCTTACAATGAGAAGTCTGATATCTGGTCCCTGGGTTGCTTGTTGTATGAGCTCTGTGCATTATC gccccCATTCACAGCATATAACCAGAAAGACTTGGCAGAAAAAATAAGAGAAGGAAAATTCAGGCGAATTCCTTATCGGTACTCTGAAGAACTGAATACAGTCCTTTCCAGAATGCTGAATTTAAAG GATTATTTAAGACCGTCGGTTGAAGCCATCATCCAGAACCCTCTGATAGAAGAAATGGTTGCTGAAGAACAGAGAAAAAATGTAGAAAAGAATCGGAGGAGATCAACTGAACACGAGAAAATTGAGCCTTCAGATTCACTGGCAGCTGAACTGAAACTGAAGGAACAGCAGCTTCAGGAGAGAGAGCGGGCTCTGAAGGAGCGTGAGGGGAGGCTTGAACGTATGG agagagagcgagaactCTGTATTCGGGAGAGTTTGTCAAATGAAAAACTTGCAAG GGCTGAGAATTTAATGAAGAACTATAATCTAATGAAGCAGCAGAAGGTCCTATCCACTGTGTTTTCTAATGCACTAG ATGAGTACATGGATGAGGGCTCCTCTCCAGGAAAGAAGAAAGTTCACTTTGCTGGAGATAGTAAAGAAAATGAGAAGCCTGACATAATAAAAGAGAAAGAGCttcttaataaagaaaaatgccAGGACCTGAAGAAAAGATTACAGGCAGCCAATCTCCGAGCAAAAGCCTTGTGTGAAGTGGAAAGAAACTACCAGCTCAAAAGCCGTCAAGTTCTAGGCATGCGTTAA